One Haliaeetus albicilla chromosome 11, bHalAlb1.1, whole genome shotgun sequence genomic window carries:
- the PLEKHS1 gene encoding pleckstrin homology domain-containing family S member 1 isoform X1 yields the protein MASTSKRNSAVRTQNTFCPEGEVYKHGFFIKSPPLQLFSSQNSWKRRFFILSKSSKGNYILKYLKGQNIKGSIAVDQIINIEVGISNSEIMETVRKMFKCLPEQVMSISTGNRCYYLIGSSRQETEDWVTVISLICRDAKRGGCCPQNQDLPNPEIRSRPSSLPVFLNSVDTTSFSESQSCQKEDGSSEDKNRPSSDPGAHQAQCDSPRGVFPSLDKNLEKSEENLLSSDTDEDIKKDEEDYYQTPSNILAKQCTTEVSKPDPTAESDVPVQEKPVRKNPVKDNIYMSMKSLRLLDESCQLMCRGDGVPSPPKYQDNSACPRDLEANRDLKFPESQQPTLQRRKNSLPLSVVQLSILLSQITDETQLQNLDIFIPLADINSYLKLTEAAGQICISQWTGPCRLGCLFNHGDHIVAVNDLQPQNVEEAYFFISRSTRKEVKLTVCRIPHSDIFHAKGCSCS from the exons ATGGCTTCTACAAGTAAAAGAAATTCTGCAG TGAGAACTCAAAATACCTTTTGCCCTGAAGGTGAAGTCTACAAGCACGGATTCTTCATCAAATCACCACCTCTTCAACTTTTCAGCTCACAG AATTCCTGGAAAAGGCGTTTTTTCATCCTGTCCAAATCCAGCAAGGGCAATTACATCCTGAAATATCTAAAAGGCCAGAACATAAAAGGCTCCATAGCTGTTGATCA AATCATAAATATCGAAGTTGGCATAAGCAATTCTGAAATTATGGAAACAGTAAGGAAGATGTTTAAATGCCTTCCTGAACAGGTGATGTCCATCAGTACTGGAAACAGATGTTACTACCTCATTGGCAGCAGCAG GCAGGAAACAGAGGATTGGGTCACTGTGATATCTTTGATCTGCAGGGACGCCAAAAGAGGTGGATGCTGCCCTCAG AACCAAGATCTTCCAAATCCAGAAATCAGAAGCCGGCCTTCCTCTTTGCCAGTATTCTTGAATTCTGTAGATACGACCAGTTTCTCGGAAAGCCAAAGCTGCCAGAAG GAGGACGGTTCCTCAGAAGACAAGAACAGGCCCAGTTCAGATCCTGGTGCTCATCAGGCTCAGTGTGACTCACCAAGAGGAGTTTTTCCAAGCCTG GataaaaatctggaaaagagTGAGGAAAATCTGCTGTCATCAGATACAGATGAAGACATCAAAAAGGATGAAGAAGATTATTACCAAACTCCCAGCAATATTTTAGCAAAG CAGTGCACTACTGAAGTATCAAAGCCTGACCCTACAGCTGAGTCTGATGTCCCTGTGCAAGAGAAACCAGTGCGGAAGAACCCAGTAAAGGACAACATTTATATGTCAATGAAATCACT TAGGTTGCTGGATGAGAGTTGTCAGCTCATGTGCAGAGGTGATGGGGTCCCATCTCCTCCCAAATACCAGGACAACAGTGCATGTCCAAGAGACTTGGAAGCAAACAGAGACCTAAAATTCCCAGAAAGTCAGCAGCCAACcctccagagaaggaaaaattcaTTACCGCTTTCGGTGGTTCAGTTGTCTATACTGCTCAG TCAAATTACAGATGAGACCCAACTGCAGAATTTGGATATTTTCATCCCGCTGGCTGATATTAACAGTTACCTAAAACTTACTGAAGCAGCAGGACAAATATG TATCTCACAGTGGACTGGTCCTTGCCGACTGGGATGTTTGTTTAATCATGGAGACCATATAGTGGCTGTGAATGATCTGCAACCCCAGAACGTGGAGGAGGCTTACTTCTTCATCAGCAGGTCCACAAGAAAGGAG gtgaAACTTACTGTATGTCGGATTCCACATTCAGATATCTTCCATGCTAAAGGCTGTTCatgttcctga
- the PLEKHS1 gene encoding pleckstrin homology domain-containing family S member 1 isoform X2, whose amino-acid sequence MASTSKRNSAGEVYKHGFFIKSPPLQLFSSQNSWKRRFFILSKSSKGNYILKYLKGQNIKGSIAVDQIINIEVGISNSEIMETVRKMFKCLPEQVMSISTGNRCYYLIGSSRQETEDWVTVISLICRDAKRGGCCPQNQDLPNPEIRSRPSSLPVFLNSVDTTSFSESQSCQKEDGSSEDKNRPSSDPGAHQAQCDSPRGVFPSLDKNLEKSEENLLSSDTDEDIKKDEEDYYQTPSNILAKCFQQCTTEVSKPDPTAESDVPVQEKPVRKNPVKDNIYMSMKSLRLLDESCQLMCRGDGVPSPPKYQDNSACPRDLEANRDLKFPESQQPTLQRRKNSLPLSVVQLSILLSQITDETQLQNLDIFIPLADINSYLKLTEAAGQICISQWTGPCRLGCLFNHGDHIVAVNDLQPQNVEEAYFFISRSTRKEVKLTVCRIPHSDIFHAKGCSCS is encoded by the exons ATGGCTTCTACAAGTAAAAGAAATTCTGCAG GTGAAGTCTACAAGCACGGATTCTTCATCAAATCACCACCTCTTCAACTTTTCAGCTCACAG AATTCCTGGAAAAGGCGTTTTTTCATCCTGTCCAAATCCAGCAAGGGCAATTACATCCTGAAATATCTAAAAGGCCAGAACATAAAAGGCTCCATAGCTGTTGATCA AATCATAAATATCGAAGTTGGCATAAGCAATTCTGAAATTATGGAAACAGTAAGGAAGATGTTTAAATGCCTTCCTGAACAGGTGATGTCCATCAGTACTGGAAACAGATGTTACTACCTCATTGGCAGCAGCAG GCAGGAAACAGAGGATTGGGTCACTGTGATATCTTTGATCTGCAGGGACGCCAAAAGAGGTGGATGCTGCCCTCAG AACCAAGATCTTCCAAATCCAGAAATCAGAAGCCGGCCTTCCTCTTTGCCAGTATTCTTGAATTCTGTAGATACGACCAGTTTCTCGGAAAGCCAAAGCTGCCAGAAG GAGGACGGTTCCTCAGAAGACAAGAACAGGCCCAGTTCAGATCCTGGTGCTCATCAGGCTCAGTGTGACTCACCAAGAGGAGTTTTTCCAAGCCTG GataaaaatctggaaaagagTGAGGAAAATCTGCTGTCATCAGATACAGATGAAGACATCAAAAAGGATGAAGAAGATTATTACCAAACTCCCAGCAATATTTTAGCAAAG TGTTTTCAGCAGTGCACTACTGAAGTATCAAAGCCTGACCCTACAGCTGAGTCTGATGTCCCTGTGCAAGAGAAACCAGTGCGGAAGAACCCAGTAAAGGACAACATTTATATGTCAATGAAATCACT TAGGTTGCTGGATGAGAGTTGTCAGCTCATGTGCAGAGGTGATGGGGTCCCATCTCCTCCCAAATACCAGGACAACAGTGCATGTCCAAGAGACTTGGAAGCAAACAGAGACCTAAAATTCCCAGAAAGTCAGCAGCCAACcctccagagaaggaaaaattcaTTACCGCTTTCGGTGGTTCAGTTGTCTATACTGCTCAG TCAAATTACAGATGAGACCCAACTGCAGAATTTGGATATTTTCATCCCGCTGGCTGATATTAACAGTTACCTAAAACTTACTGAAGCAGCAGGACAAATATG TATCTCACAGTGGACTGGTCCTTGCCGACTGGGATGTTTGTTTAATCATGGAGACCATATAGTGGCTGTGAATGATCTGCAACCCCAGAACGTGGAGGAGGCTTACTTCTTCATCAGCAGGTCCACAAGAAAGGAG gtgaAACTTACTGTATGTCGGATTCCACATTCAGATATCTTCCATGCTAAAGGCTGTTCatgttcctga